A DNA window from Candidatus Sulfidibacterium hydrothermale contains the following coding sequences:
- a CDS encoding anthranilate synthase component I family protein — METVNIHVKTKKLLADTLTPVGLYLNLRDRFYQAFLLESSDYHGNDNNYSFVCIDPLASFVLENDTVTETVGDQTETVHLSKKQELIPVLQQFTGKFRLLQEEDSAKETAGANGFFGYTAYDAVQYFETITLQAPQKAEQHIPVMHYTAFRFVLRFDHFKNELLLIENRFDGEVSQMEKMESLLHISKFPGYGFRLAGEKTSNLTDSQFMEMVKKGKEHCQRGDVFQIVLSRQFSQGFTGDEFNVYRTLRSVNPSPYLFYFDYGSFKLFGSSPEAQLKVNGRQAVINPIAGTFRRSGNDEKDKQLAEQLSADPKENAEHTMLVDLARNDLSRHGGKVEVKTFKEVQYYSHVIHLVSEVTAELDENADALQLFADTFPAGTLSGAPKYKAMELIDRYENQSRGFYGGAIGIFGFDGSLNHAITIRSFLSKNNRLYFQAGAGVVVSSVEENELQEINNKLGALLSALEKAEKLTGKKG; from the coding sequence ATGGAAACAGTAAACATACACGTAAAAACCAAAAAATTGCTGGCCGACACACTGACGCCGGTGGGGCTTTACCTGAACCTGCGCGACCGGTTTTATCAGGCTTTTTTGCTGGAAAGTTCGGATTATCACGGCAATGACAACAACTACTCATTTGTGTGCATCGACCCGCTGGCTTCGTTTGTACTGGAAAACGACACGGTTACCGAAACCGTGGGCGACCAAACGGAAACGGTACATCTTTCGAAAAAACAGGAACTGATTCCTGTACTACAGCAGTTTACAGGAAAATTCCGCCTTTTGCAGGAAGAAGACAGCGCAAAAGAGACGGCCGGCGCCAACGGATTTTTCGGCTATACGGCTTACGACGCCGTGCAGTATTTTGAAACCATTACGCTGCAGGCCCCGCAAAAAGCGGAACAGCACATTCCGGTGATGCATTACACAGCATTCCGGTTTGTGCTGCGTTTTGACCATTTTAAAAACGAACTGCTGCTCATCGAAAACCGTTTTGACGGCGAAGTATCGCAAATGGAAAAGATGGAAAGCCTGCTGCATATCAGCAAGTTTCCGGGTTACGGATTTAGGCTGGCAGGCGAAAAAACTTCCAACCTGACCGACAGCCAGTTTATGGAAATGGTGAAAAAGGGCAAAGAACATTGCCAGCGGGGCGATGTGTTTCAGATTGTGCTGTCGCGACAGTTTTCGCAGGGTTTTACGGGCGACGAATTTAACGTTTACCGTACGCTGCGCTCGGTGAACCCGTCACCTTATCTTTTTTATTTTGACTACGGCAGCTTTAAACTTTTTGGCTCTTCACCCGAAGCGCAACTGAAAGTGAACGGCAGGCAGGCGGTCATTAATCCCATTGCAGGAACATTCCGCCGCAGCGGAAACGATGAAAAGGATAAGCAACTGGCTGAACAACTTTCGGCCGACCCGAAAGAAAATGCCGAGCACACCATGCTGGTTGATTTGGCCCGCAACGATTTGAGCCGCCACGGCGGAAAGGTGGAAGTGAAAACGTTTAAAGAAGTGCAGTACTACAGCCATGTGATTCATCTCGTTTCGGAAGTAACGGCCGAGCTGGATGAAAATGCCGATGCACTGCAATTGTTTGCCGATACTTTTCCGGCCGGAACCCTTTCGGGGGCACCCAAATACAAAGCCATGGAACTGATTGACCGCTACGAAAACCAAAGTCGCGGTTTTTACGGCGGGGCCATCGGTATTTTCGGCTTTGACGGTTCGCTGAACCATGCCATAACCATCCGCAGTTTCCTAAGCAAAAACAACCGGCTTTATTTTCAGGCGGGCGCCGGGGTGGTGGTTTCGTCGGTGGAAGAAAACGAGTTGCAGGAAATCAACAACAAACTGGGCGCTCTGCTGTCGGCGCTGGAAAAAGCGGAAAAGTTGACGGGGAAGAAAGGTTGA
- the trpD gene encoding anthranilate phosphoribosyltransferase, which yields MKNILNRLFDHQQLSEQDAYDVLTGMGKGKYNPSQMAAFLTVYLMRPISVEELKGFRTALLDLCLKVNLSDFETIDVCGTGGDGKDTFNISTLAAFVVAGAGYKVAKHGNYGVSSSCGSSNVMEYLGYVFTNDEGKLKRQLEVSNFCMMHAPLFHPAMKNVAPIRRELGVKTFFNMLGPLVNPSFPQNQMTGVYSLEVARLYNYLFQKESSTRFAIIHSLDGYDEISLTGKVKSYRPDGEKVLTPADFGLQAVKPEEITGGKTVQEAARLFTAILQNEGTPAQTNVVVANAAVAIQVFENKPLAECVETARVSLQSGKAYASLKKAVELSQQE from the coding sequence ATGAAAAATATACTGAATCGTCTTTTCGACCATCAGCAGCTCAGCGAGCAAGACGCTTACGATGTGCTCACCGGCATGGGAAAAGGAAAATACAATCCGTCGCAGATGGCGGCTTTTCTTACCGTTTATCTGATGCGCCCCATTTCGGTGGAAGAGCTGAAAGGTTTTCGTACGGCGCTGCTCGATCTGTGCCTGAAAGTTAATTTATCTGATTTTGAGACCATCGACGTGTGCGGCACCGGCGGCGACGGCAAAGACACATTCAATATTTCCACACTGGCCGCTTTTGTGGTGGCCGGTGCCGGCTATAAGGTGGCCAAACACGGCAACTATGGCGTTTCGTCGTCGTGTGGTTCGTCCAACGTGATGGAATATCTCGGCTACGTTTTCACCAACGACGAAGGCAAACTCAAACGGCAACTGGAAGTTTCGAACTTCTGCATGATGCATGCCCCGTTGTTTCACCCGGCCATGAAAAATGTGGCGCCGATCCGCCGCGAGCTGGGGGTAAAAACGTTCTTCAACATGCTCGGCCCGCTGGTCAACCCGTCGTTTCCACAAAACCAGATGACGGGCGTTTACAGCCTGGAAGTGGCACGGCTTTACAACTATCTTTTCCAGAAAGAAAGCAGTACCCGTTTCGCCATTATCCACAGCCTGGACGGGTATGATGAGATTTCCCTTACGGGGAAAGTGAAAAGCTACCGTCCTGACGGGGAAAAGGTTTTGACACCTGCCGATTTTGGTCTGCAGGCGGTAAAACCGGAAGAGATCACCGGCGGGAAGACAGTGCAGGAAGCCGCCCGGCTTTTTACGGCCATCCTGCAAAACGAAGGAACGCCGGCACAAACCAATGTGGTAGTAGCCAATGCTGCTGTTGCCATTCAGGTTTTTGAAAACAAGCCGCTGGCCGAGTGTGTGGAAACGGCCCGCGTCTCTCTGCAATCGGGAAAAGCTTACGCATCATTGAAAAAAGCTGTTGAACTTTCGCAACAGGAATAA
- a CDS encoding anthranilate synthase component II: MKKVLVLDNYDSFTYNLVHFVREHGGCDVDVHRNDRITVEQAGRYDYIILSPGPGLPADAGIMEKVIERYVSEKKIFGVCLGMQAIAEVLGGRLTNLSQVYHGVATPVFRQDKDDPVFEGIPQKFTAGRYHSWVVSENGFPPELLITSRDSEGRIMSVRHREHPVFGLQFHPESILTPQGKQMIDNFLNL, from the coding sequence ATGAAGAAAGTCCTGGTACTTGATAATTACGATTCGTTCACTTACAACCTGGTGCATTTTGTCCGCGAGCATGGCGGATGTGACGTGGATGTGCACCGGAACGACCGGATAACCGTAGAACAGGCCGGCCGTTACGACTACATCATCCTGTCGCCCGGCCCGGGACTGCCTGCCGATGCCGGCATCATGGAAAAAGTGATTGAGCGATATGTTTCCGAAAAGAAAATTTTCGGTGTTTGTCTTGGCATGCAGGCTATTGCCGAAGTTCTCGGCGGCCGGCTGACAAACCTGTCGCAGGTTTACCACGGGGTGGCCACACCGGTTTTCAGACAAGACAAAGACGACCCCGTTTTTGAAGGCATTCCACAGAAATTCACAGCCGGCCGTTACCACAGCTGGGTGGTGAGCGAAAACGGTTTCCCGCCGGAACTGCTCATCACATCCCGCGACAGCGAAGGCCGTATCATGTCGGTCCGCCATCGCGAACATCCGGTTTTCGGCCTGCAGTTTCATCCGGAATCCATCCTGACACCCCAAGGCAAACAAATGATTGACAATTTTTTAAATCTGTAA
- the trpB gene encoding tryptophan synthase subunit beta: protein MNYNPDEQGFYGEFGGAFVPEMLYPNVEELQQNYLKIINSDSFQTAFKQLLKDYAGRPTPLYFASRLSKKYNTRIFLKREDLTHTGAHKINNTIGQILVAQHLGKKSIIAETGAGQHGVATATVAALAGLPCIVYMGETDMERQAPNVARMRMLGAEVRPARSGSRTLKDATNEAIRHWINHPETYYLIGSVVGPHPYPDMVARFQSVISEEMKKQLSEKTDCDHPDKIIACVGGGSNAAGAFYHYLDNEKVELIAVEAEGLGVDSGETAATTQTGSEGIIHGSRTLLMQNAEGQITEPYSISAGLDYPGIGPLHAFLFKNRRGTFMGATDREALDAAFELTRLEGIIPALESAHALAALKKIRLKPDETVVVNLSGRGDKDMETYLKYLNKDQ, encoded by the coding sequence ATGAATTACAATCCTGACGAACAAGGTTTTTACGGCGAATTCGGTGGCGCTTTCGTCCCCGAAATGCTCTACCCCAACGTGGAAGAACTGCAGCAAAACTACCTGAAGATCATCAATTCCGACAGCTTTCAAACCGCTTTTAAACAGCTTTTGAAAGATTATGCCGGACGACCTACACCACTCTATTTTGCCAGTCGCTTATCAAAAAAATACAACACCCGCATTTTTCTGAAACGGGAAGACCTGACCCACACCGGCGCCCACAAAATCAACAATACCATCGGGCAAATTCTTGTGGCGCAACACCTGGGCAAGAAAAGCATCATTGCGGAAACCGGTGCAGGTCAGCATGGGGTAGCTACGGCTACCGTGGCAGCACTGGCAGGACTGCCGTGTATCGTTTACATGGGCGAAACAGACATGGAAAGGCAGGCCCCCAATGTGGCGCGCATGCGAATGCTCGGTGCCGAAGTACGTCCGGCCAGATCGGGCAGCCGTACACTGAAAGATGCTACCAACGAAGCCATCCGCCACTGGATTAATCATCCCGAAACGTATTATCTCATCGGCTCGGTGGTGGGGCCGCATCCCTACCCCGACATGGTGGCCCGGTTTCAGTCGGTCATCAGCGAAGAGATGAAAAAACAGCTTTCGGAAAAAACCGACTGCGATCATCCCGACAAAATCATTGCCTGTGTAGGCGGAGGCAGCAACGCTGCCGGCGCTTTTTATCATTATCTCGATAACGAAAAGGTGGAACTCATTGCCGTGGAAGCTGAAGGACTGGGCGTTGACAGCGGCGAAACAGCGGCCACCACACAAACCGGCAGCGAAGGAATTATTCACGGCAGCCGGACGTTGCTGATGCAAAATGCCGAAGGACAAATAACCGAACCTTATTCCATTTCGGCCGGACTGGATTATCCCGGCATCGGGCCGCTGCATGCTTTTCTGTTTAAAAACCGGCGCGGGACATTTATGGGCGCCACCGACCGCGAAGCGCTGGATGCTGCCTTTGAACTGACCCGGCTGGAAGGCATTATCCCGGCACTGGAATCGGCTCATGCCCTGGCTGCTTTGAAAAAAATCCGGTTAAAACCGGATGAAACCGTGGTGGTAAACCTTTCGGGAAGAGGCGACAAAGACATGGAAACATATTTGAAATATTTGAATAAGGACCAATGA
- the trpC gene encoding indole-3-glycerol phosphate synthase TrpC, whose product MDILKKIITHKRKETEERQRLYPLELLKKSIHFAAPCVSLKQYVLRPDKSGIIAEFKRRSPSKGNINLYADVEKISIGYMQAGASALSVLTDETFFGGSNDDLKTARKFNYCPILRKDFVVDEYQIYEAKAIGADAILLIAAVLSRQEIEQFTALAHRLGMEVLLEFYAPEELEKYVPDADLTGINNRNLKDFSVNFDHAIQMARQLPAGTLKIAESGIRQPQDIVLLKNAGFDGFLIGELFMREVSPETACRHFIREVNELQKNRTS is encoded by the coding sequence ATGGACATTCTAAAAAAAATCATAACCCACAAAAGAAAAGAAACGGAAGAGCGCCAACGGCTTTATCCGTTGGAACTGCTGAAAAAAAGCATCCATTTTGCCGCCCCTTGCGTATCGCTGAAACAGTATGTGCTACGCCCGGACAAATCGGGGATCATTGCCGAATTCAAACGCCGGTCGCCGTCGAAAGGCAACATCAACCTGTATGCCGATGTGGAAAAAATTTCCATCGGATACATGCAGGCCGGGGCTTCGGCGCTGTCGGTACTGACCGATGAAACTTTTTTCGGTGGCAGCAACGACGACCTGAAAACCGCGCGGAAGTTCAACTACTGCCCTATCCTGCGAAAAGATTTTGTGGTGGACGAATACCAGATTTATGAAGCCAAGGCCATTGGCGCCGATGCCATATTGCTCATTGCCGCAGTACTCTCACGACAGGAAATTGAACAGTTTACTGCACTGGCACACCGGCTGGGTATGGAAGTACTATTGGAATTTTATGCGCCGGAAGAACTTGAAAAATATGTCCCCGATGCAGACTTAACCGGCATCAACAACCGGAATCTGAAAGATTTCTCGGTAAATTTTGACCATGCCATCCAAATGGCCCGGCAACTGCCGGCCGGAACCCTGAAAATCGCCGAAAGCGGCATCCGCCAACCACAAGACATTGTTTTACTGAAAAATGCCGGATTTGACGGTTTTCTTATCGGCGAACTGTTTATGCGCGAAGTTTCGCCTGAAACGGCCTGTCGCCATTTTATCCGCGAGGTAAATGAACTACAAAAAAACCGGACGTCATGA
- the trpA gene encoding tryptophan synthase subunit alpha translates to MNKIDQLFRQKKNILNIYLTAGFPQRDDTVPVVLELEKAGVDMVEIGLPFSDPLADGPVIQHSSTAAIQNGITLQKIFQQVREIRKQSEIPILLMGYLNQMMAYGEEAFLEEAARSGADGLIIPDLPADFYNRHYRQKAESLGLKMVFLISPQTGEARIRIVDEACSGFLYVVSSASVTGNKAAMQTEQQAYFRRIRNMQLKNPTLIGFGIHDRHTFETACQYAHGAIIGSAFIRTLEKPGSLQQNIQEFIKTIRS, encoded by the coding sequence ATGAACAAAATAGATCAACTTTTCCGGCAGAAGAAAAATATTCTGAACATTTATCTCACAGCGGGTTTTCCGCAACGCGACGATACAGTGCCTGTCGTTTTGGAACTGGAAAAAGCCGGCGTGGACATGGTGGAAATCGGCCTGCCGTTTTCCGATCCGCTGGCCGATGGCCCGGTAATTCAGCACAGCAGCACGGCGGCCATCCAAAACGGCATCACCCTGCAGAAAATCTTCCAGCAGGTACGCGAAATCCGAAAACAATCAGAAATCCCCATTCTGCTCATGGGCTATCTGAACCAGATGATGGCTTATGGCGAAGAAGCTTTTCTGGAAGAAGCTGCCCGCAGCGGGGCTGACGGACTCATCATCCCCGACCTTCCGGCAGATTTTTACAACCGGCATTACCGGCAAAAAGCCGAAAGTCTCGGCTTAAAAATGGTTTTTCTCATCAGCCCGCAAACCGGTGAAGCACGGATCCGAATAGTGGACGAAGCCTGCTCGGGATTTTTGTATGTGGTGTCGTCCGCATCCGTAACGGGCAACAAAGCCGCCATGCAAACAGAACAACAGGCTTATTTCCGGCGTATCCGCAACATGCAACTGAAAAATCCCACACTCATCGGTTTTGGCATTCACGACCGGCACACATTTGAAACGGCCTGCCAGTACGCACACGGGGCCATCATCGGCAGTGCTTTTATCCGGACACTGGAAAAACCGGGTTCATTACAACAAAATATTCAGGAATTTATCAAAACCATTCGTTCATGA
- a CDS encoding ammonium transporter yields MKKIYALILVSIGFVFFPLTIDAASVTSKIPVPVVDSGDTAWMLVATALVMLMTIPGLALFYGGLVRRKNILNIFMQSFMVMAVISIEWVAVGYSLAFGTSKGVLAPYIGGFHWLFLHGIRLGDLSPYFVSHSQPSGQMIHGLPVMVGTIPHIVFVLFQMMFAVITPALIIGAFAERIHFRGFLIFSVLWALFVYNPVAHWVWSADGWLAKLGALDFAGGTVVHINAGIAALVMAVMLGKRHDYQGHAVPPHNIPFVAIGAAMLWFGWFGFNAGSGLAADGLAAHAFFVTHLAAATAAFTWAVLDWVIGKKPTLVGVATGAVGGLVAITPAAGFVDVSGAIAIGVLVSLVCFLMVAYVKPKLGYDDTLDAFGVHGVGGIVGALLTGILATPLVQSQARGLFYGDAHQLVVQITAVLATILYSAAGTFVLFLVVDKIWGLRVTPKEEAVGLDEAMHGETAYTAFD; encoded by the coding sequence ATGAAAAAAATATACGCTTTAATATTGGTTTCTATTGGTTTTGTGTTCTTTCCGCTGACCATCGATGCGGCTTCTGTTACTTCAAAAATACCGGTGCCTGTTGTTGATTCGGGCGATACGGCCTGGATGCTGGTGGCCACAGCGCTGGTGATGCTGATGACTATTCCCGGGCTGGCCTTGTTTTACGGCGGGCTGGTGCGGCGCAAAAATATTCTGAACATTTTTATGCAAAGTTTTATGGTGATGGCGGTCATCAGTATCGAATGGGTGGCTGTGGGATACAGCCTGGCTTTTGGAACATCCAAAGGTGTACTGGCACCTTACATTGGCGGGTTTCACTGGCTTTTTCTGCACGGTATCCGTCTCGGTGACCTGAGTCCGTACTTTGTTTCTCATTCGCAGCCTTCCGGTCAGATGATACACGGATTGCCGGTGATGGTCGGAACGATACCGCACATTGTTTTTGTCCTTTTTCAAATGATGTTTGCAGTGATTACGCCGGCGTTGATCATCGGGGCTTTCGCCGAACGGATTCATTTCAGGGGTTTTCTGATTTTTTCGGTTTTATGGGCTTTGTTTGTTTACAATCCGGTGGCTCACTGGGTATGGTCGGCCGACGGCTGGCTGGCAAAACTTGGTGCGCTTGATTTTGCCGGTGGCACGGTGGTGCACATCAATGCCGGAATTGCCGCTCTGGTAATGGCGGTGATGCTCGGAAAACGGCACGATTACCAGGGACACGCCGTTCCGCCACATAACATTCCGTTTGTGGCTATCGGGGCGGCCATGTTATGGTTTGGCTGGTTTGGTTTCAATGCCGGCAGCGGACTGGCAGCCGACGGACTGGCGGCTCATGCTTTTTTTGTAACCCATCTTGCTGCTGCAACGGCTGCTTTTACATGGGCTGTGCTGGATTGGGTTATCGGAAAAAAACCAACCCTGGTCGGGGTGGCTACCGGGGCAGTGGGCGGACTGGTGGCCATTACACCGGCAGCCGGTTTTGTGGATGTTTCCGGGGCTATTGCCATTGGCGTACTGGTTTCTCTGGTCTGTTTCCTGATGGTGGCTTATGTAAAACCGAAGCTGGGTTACGACGATACGCTGGATGCTTTCGGCGTACATGGTGTGGGCGGAATTGTCGGCGCATTGCTCACCGGAATTCTGGCTACCCCGCTGGTGCAAAGCCAGGCTCGCGGACTTTTTTATGGCGATGCGCATCAGTTGGTGGTGCAGATAACGGCGGTATTGGCTACCATCCTTTATTCGGCGGCAGGAACATTTGTCCTGTTTCTCGTTGTTGACAAAATCTGGGGACTGCGTGTCACACCAAAGGAAGAAGCTGTCGGACTGGATGAAGCCATGCACGGCGAAACAGCTTACACGGCTTTTGACTAA
- a CDS encoding P-II family nitrogen regulator yields MKKIEAIVRKSKFEDVKKALYGAGIEWFSYWEITGLGKSTEEQVVRGQVFESHFIQRYMLSIVLRDRFLQPTVDAIMKAAWTGDMGDGKIFVSDIEEAYRIRTGETGPEALYNKGNGKK; encoded by the coding sequence ATGAAAAAAATTGAAGCGATTGTCCGTAAATCGAAATTCGAAGACGTCAAGAAGGCGCTTTACGGGGCCGGGATCGAGTGGTTTTCGTACTGGGAAATTACCGGACTTGGAAAATCAACCGAAGAACAGGTCGTTCGCGGCCAGGTGTTCGAATCACATTTTATCCAGCGTTACATGCTTTCCATTGTTCTGCGCGATAGGTTTCTTCAGCCTACGGTGGATGCTATTATGAAAGCAGCCTGGACGGGCGATATGGGCGATGGAAAAATATTCGTTTCGGATATTGAAGAAGCTTACCGCATCCGTACGGGTGAAACCGGACCCGAAGCCTTGTATAACAAAGGAAACGGAAAGAAATAA
- a CDS encoding phosphoribosylanthranilate isomerase — protein MNAQKIHLKVCGMREASNIAALAELHPDFIGFIFHEISPRYCDRLPEVTIPENIAKTGVFVNKSTEYIRLKKENFRLDYIQLHGVESPEFCKEISRTVAPVIKAFNLHAEFDFDRLKAYESCCDYFLFDASGPQAGGNGITFNWELLKNYTGKVPFLLSGGIDETMARAIKEIDHPAFYGVDINSRFETKPGIKNIHKIKRFKHELQS, from the coding sequence ATGAATGCACAAAAAATACATTTGAAAGTCTGCGGCATGCGCGAAGCATCTAACATTGCCGCACTAGCGGAACTACATCCCGATTTTATCGGATTTATTTTTCATGAGATTTCGCCGCGCTACTGCGACCGGCTTCCGGAAGTAACCATCCCGGAAAACATTGCCAAAACAGGCGTATTTGTAAATAAATCCACCGAATATATCCGACTGAAAAAGGAAAACTTCAGACTGGATTACATCCAGTTGCACGGAGTGGAAAGTCCGGAATTTTGCAAAGAAATCAGCCGGACAGTGGCGCCGGTCATTAAAGCTTTTAACCTTCACGCCGAATTTGATTTTGACAGGCTGAAAGCATATGAATCCTGTTGCGATTATTTCCTTTTTGATGCTTCCGGTCCGCAAGCCGGCGGCAACGGGATAACTTTTAACTGGGAATTATTAAAAAATTACACTGGGAAAGTTCCCTTTTTGCTCAGCGGCGGCATCGACGAAACCATGGCCCGGGCCATCAAAGAAATAGACCATCCGGCCTTTTACGGCGTGGACATCAACAGCCGCTTTGAAACAAAACCCGGCATCAAAAACATCCATAAAATAAAACGTTTCAAACATGAATTACAATCCTGA
- the aroF gene encoding 3-deoxy-7-phosphoheptulonate synthase: MIIQLEKNIDKTQKEKLFDKLTALKIDARLIKTNFREYIVGIPSGEFDLREIGNMPGIADIHRVSDSYKMVSRKWKLNNTVIDLGDGITIGNGELAIMAGPCAIESEEQIISIVNHLKKNNIRIMRGGVYKPRSSPYSFRGLGIEGLKLFHKHCSENGIKVITEVMQVSQVEPMLDYVDIFQVGARNSQNFSLLDVLGKTDKPVMIKRGISGTIDELLYSAEYVFSGGNEKIMLCERGIRTFERATRNTLDLSAIPILKDKTHLPVIVDPSHGVGIRNYVPPMALAGVMSGADGVIMEIHETPEKAFSDGPQSLYYPQAEKLYRQLRETKKLRDHF; encoded by the coding sequence ATGATTATCCAGTTAGAAAAAAATATTGATAAAACACAGAAAGAAAAGCTGTTCGACAAACTGACAGCATTAAAGATTGATGCCCGCCTGATAAAAACCAACTTCCGCGAATACATTGTAGGCATTCCTTCCGGCGAATTTGACCTGCGTGAAATTGGCAACATGCCGGGCATTGCCGATATCCACCGTGTATCGGACAGCTACAAAATGGTTTCCCGCAAATGGAAGCTGAACAACACCGTTATTGATCTGGGCGACGGTATCACCATTGGCAACGGCGAACTGGCCATCATGGCCGGACCGTGTGCCATCGAAAGCGAAGAACAAATTATCAGCATTGTCAATCATCTGAAAAAAAACAACATCCGCATTATGCGGGGCGGCGTGTACAAACCCCGCAGCTCGCCCTATTCGTTTCGCGGGCTGGGCATCGAAGGACTGAAACTGTTTCACAAACACTGTTCGGAAAACGGCATCAAAGTAATTACCGAGGTCATGCAGGTGTCGCAGGTGGAACCCATGCTGGATTATGTGGACATTTTTCAGGTGGGTGCACGCAACTCGCAAAATTTCAGCCTGCTGGATGTACTGGGAAAAACGGATAAACCGGTAATGATCAAACGGGGCATCTCGGGTACAATAGACGAACTGCTTTACTCGGCCGAATATGTTTTTTCGGGCGGCAATGAAAAGATCATGCTTTGCGAACGCGGTATCCGCACCTTTGAACGGGCTACCCGCAACACACTGGACTTAAGTGCCATTCCCATTTTGAAAGACAAAACCCATCTGCCGGTTATTGTGGACCCGTCGCACGGGGTCGGTATCCGCAATTACGTTCCGCCGATGGCGCTGGCAGGGGTCATGAGCGGTGCCGACGGGGTGATCATGGAAATCCATGAAACACCGGAAAAAGCATTTTCCGACGGGCCACAAAGTCTTTATTATCCGCAGGCCGAAAAACTTTACCGGCAATTGCGTGAAACCAAAAAACTGCGGGACCATTTTTAA